In Maridesulfovibrio frigidus DSM 17176, a genomic segment contains:
- a CDS encoding nitrite/sulfite reductase domain-containing protein, giving the protein MDNIISESLSVLPVKRKNGIYALRLCVNQGQLTIGMLKNITETMAAFNLTSLRATTGQRMNLEGIPEDKLDDVVASLGVAVQKAPPGISVCTGAGICIYGKQETRAIADKVLELVKKNGPYPYKVKSGVSGCKMACGLSFVRDVGLVGGPKGWDVYFGGAATRNAGVGVQLGKNVTEDEALDMIDKSLGFYRESGRKRERPSGTVNRLGKEALLDFLK; this is encoded by the coding sequence ATGGATAATATTATTTCTGAATCTCTTTCGGTTTTGCCAGTTAAGCGCAAAAACGGAATCTATGCATTGCGTTTATGTGTAAATCAGGGGCAGCTTACAATCGGTATGCTTAAAAATATTACTGAGACCATGGCGGCGTTCAACCTGACCTCACTTAGAGCGACGACAGGGCAGCGTATGAATCTCGAGGGCATCCCTGAGGACAAGCTGGATGATGTCGTTGCAAGTCTCGGTGTGGCCGTTCAAAAGGCTCCTCCAGGCATCTCTGTATGTACGGGGGCAGGCATCTGCATTTACGGTAAGCAGGAAACCCGCGCAATTGCAGATAAAGTGCTGGAGTTGGTTAAAAAGAACGGGCCTTACCCTTATAAAGTTAAAAGCGGTGTCTCGGGTTGTAAAATGGCTTGTGGACTTAGCTTTGTTCGCGATGTCGGCCTTGTTGGCGGACCCAAGGGGTGGGACGTATACTTTGGCGGAGCTGCCACTAGAAATGCCGGAGTTGGAGTACAGCTTGGCAAGAATGTTACTGAAGATGAAGCCTTAGATATGATTGATAAGTCTCTTGGTTTTTACCGTGAAAGTGGTAGGAAACGTGAGCGCCCTAGTGGAACTGTTAACCGCTTAGGCAAAGAAGCATTACTGGATTTTTTAAAATAA
- a CDS encoding hybrid sensor histidine kinase/response regulator: protein MYKMNIDISAIKKLSASFRTRLILLVVAAILLPLLTAGTIGSGLIAEEFRENHMEMLESNVSMAILLLDNRADELKRTVNNISLDNTLRADLELEIIPQLQKHIVSQAESFELSNLSVFNNKGKLIVSSGDAKIELINRAKKNLFVYRTSEGVFLCYQKKVESGHYLGSVVGCYNLSESDFIDSLQWVTGGIFALWFDGELIDSNLIEKGALYPEELTVPDHPRSREQEIGGNYYMVRTEKITVGDSIITFSIYSPRAGAIKAHMSIFIAIIIVIASLAGFFLFQSRRIIRDMLVPVDDLIRASSAISKGDKSIPVLDYSRIDEFGVLNKAFRDMQISQRRGAKVLRENEARLDAIFETVQTGIAIIDWKDHTIVDVNTAGAMIIGASKEDIIGRRCQGFVCQQKKGQCPVTDCGVILDNTERILLRASGRKVNVLKSVTPFEINGRKLLLESFVDITDRKRAERLKREKLLAEAANQTKDIILANMSHEVRTPINGIIGMNDLLLESPLNSEQRQFAGIINNEASILLGLVNSILDFSKLEAGKMDFEEIPFDIRNLVERLGFSMALAASEKGVELVTHVSPDIRTHLVGDPLCIRQIITNLVSNAIKFTSEGSVLVKVSTGYAPDGFMKLDIEVKDTGVGIPASKQETIFESFTQADASTTREFGGTGLGLTIAKKLAENMNGAISVESKEGTGTTFYVSIVLKEQLEIKEFDEIAMLRARSFRALIVNSQSATSKMLVEYLNFAGVATEVVESVRDAAVLLEDPDAGVFDIVLADAELVSKSDVAIPWDGGQGVSKLDIPTVLMQSLGQLTVGTHKLGSAASIVKPVSLPGLLGKVAGILCSNGNIQIEKRVDENVFSSDCSLKVLLAEDYEPNSMLVCRHLNKYGITVDVAGDGAKVIRRFESGNYDLILMDIHMPIMDGYEATKHIRKLEKNANLEQVPIVALSAHNAQSHIDKCFAAGMNDCIAKPIRRSELIEVVKKWTDPVEQNCDLSTPPIDIEKALYEFENDQEFLLEIVNSFLGVAARQFIEMDTAMKNGELLNVSRAAHAIRGGAANLCADPLAIAATTLETVAKEESPETANALKKVYEEFDILKKFLVSELDVNA, encoded by the coding sequence ATGTATAAAATGAATATTGATATTTCTGCAATTAAAAAACTATCCGCTTCGTTCAGAACTAGGCTTATACTGTTGGTTGTGGCCGCAATTTTACTGCCGTTGCTTACAGCCGGAACAATTGGGAGCGGGTTAATTGCTGAGGAGTTTCGGGAGAATCACATGGAGATGCTTGAATCCAATGTCTCCATGGCCATTCTTCTTTTGGATAATCGCGCAGACGAGCTAAAGCGTACAGTCAATAATATATCACTTGATAATACACTGCGAGCCGATCTCGAACTGGAAATTATTCCTCAGCTTCAAAAACATATTGTATCTCAGGCTGAGAGTTTCGAACTTTCAAATCTATCCGTCTTTAATAACAAAGGAAAATTGATAGTTTCCTCTGGGGATGCAAAAATTGAGTTGATTAACCGTGCTAAAAAGAACCTTTTCGTATATCGCACTTCCGAAGGAGTTTTTCTTTGTTATCAAAAGAAGGTTGAGAGTGGTCATTATTTAGGGTCTGTAGTTGGCTGTTACAATCTTTCCGAAAGCGATTTTATTGATTCATTGCAGTGGGTAACTGGTGGGATATTTGCACTATGGTTCGATGGTGAGCTCATAGACTCAAACTTGATTGAAAAAGGTGCTCTTTATCCGGAAGAGCTGACTGTTCCGGATCATCCGAGGTCGAGGGAGCAGGAGATTGGCGGTAATTACTATATGGTTCGTACTGAAAAAATTACTGTAGGGGACAGTATAATTACTTTTTCCATATATAGTCCGCGAGCTGGCGCTATTAAGGCACATATGTCTATTTTTATAGCTATTATTATTGTGATTGCATCACTTGCTGGATTTTTTCTATTTCAATCCAGAAGAATTATCCGTGATATGCTTGTCCCTGTAGATGATTTAATTAGGGCTTCATCTGCTATTTCTAAGGGAGATAAGAGTATTCCTGTCCTTGACTATTCCAGAATTGATGAGTTCGGAGTTCTGAATAAAGCTTTCCGTGATATGCAAATTTCCCAGCGTAGAGGCGCCAAGGTTCTCAGAGAAAATGAAGCTAGACTTGATGCTATTTTTGAGACAGTTCAGACTGGGATTGCAATTATTGATTGGAAAGATCACACCATAGTTGATGTTAATACGGCCGGAGCTATGATCATTGGAGCCTCGAAGGAGGACATTATTGGTCGCAGATGTCAGGGCTTTGTATGTCAGCAAAAGAAAGGGCAGTGTCCGGTTACTGATTGCGGTGTAATATTAGATAACACCGAACGTATTTTGTTGAGGGCTTCTGGACGTAAAGTTAATGTATTGAAGAGCGTCACTCCGTTTGAGATTAATGGTAGAAAGCTCCTACTTGAGAGTTTTGTTGATATTACTGATCGGAAGAGAGCAGAAAGGCTTAAGCGGGAAAAGCTTCTTGCGGAAGCAGCAAATCAGACAAAAGATATAATCCTCGCAAACATGAGTCATGAGGTCAGAACTCCTATCAATGGTATTATTGGTATGAATGATTTGCTCCTCGAATCTCCTCTGAATTCTGAACAAAGACAATTTGCCGGTATTATTAATAATGAAGCCAGTATCCTGCTGGGACTGGTCAATAGTATTTTAGATTTTTCCAAGCTCGAAGCCGGTAAAATGGATTTTGAAGAAATTCCTTTTGATATTCGAAATCTAGTTGAAAGGCTGGGATTCAGCATGGCTCTTGCCGCTTCAGAAAAAGGTGTTGAGCTTGTTACTCACGTCTCTCCTGATATTCGAACTCATCTTGTTGGTGATCCTCTTTGCATTCGCCAGATTATTACTAACTTGGTTTCCAATGCTATTAAATTTACGTCCGAAGGGTCCGTTCTCGTCAAAGTGAGCACAGGATATGCCCCGGATGGATTTATGAAACTGGATATTGAAGTTAAGGATACCGGTGTCGGGATTCCTGCTTCAAAGCAGGAAACTATCTTTGAAAGTTTTACGCAGGCCGATGCGTCTACTACCCGCGAGTTTGGTGGAACAGGGCTTGGGCTCACAATTGCTAAGAAGCTTGCTGAGAATATGAATGGGGCGATCAGCGTCGAAAGTAAGGAAGGAACAGGGACAACTTTCTATGTTTCGATTGTGTTAAAAGAGCAGCTTGAAATCAAAGAGTTTGATGAAATTGCAATGCTGCGCGCACGGAGTTTCAGGGCTCTTATTGTAAACTCTCAGTCCGCTACAAGTAAAATGCTTGTTGAATATTTGAACTTCGCTGGTGTTGCCACTGAGGTTGTTGAGTCTGTTCGTGATGCTGCTGTTTTGTTGGAAGATCCAGATGCTGGGGTTTTTGATATAGTTCTTGCAGATGCAGAGCTAGTTTCAAAATCCGATGTAGCCATCCCATGGGATGGGGGGCAGGGAGTTTCCAAACTGGATATCCCCACTGTTTTGATGCAGTCACTTGGTCAGTTGACAGTAGGAACTCACAAACTTGGCTCTGCTGCATCTATCGTTAAACCCGTGTCACTACCTGGCTTGCTTGGGAAAGTTGCTGGAATATTGTGTTCAAACGGAAACATTCAGATAGAAAAAAGAGTTGATGAAAATGTTTTCAGTAGCGATTGCAGTTTAAAGGTTTTGCTTGCTGAAGATTATGAGCCGAATAGTATGTTGGTTTGTAGGCATTTGAACAAGTATGGTATTACTGTGGATGTTGCAGGCGATGGAGCTAAGGTTATTCGAAGGTTTGAGTCGGGAAATTATGATTTGATTCTCATGGATATTCATATGCCAATTATGGATGGTTATGAGGCCACCAAACACATTCGCAAATTGGAAAAAAATGCTAATTTAGAGCAGGTTCCTATTGTTGCCTTAAGTGCCCACAACGCACAAAGCCACATTGATAAATGTTTTGCAGCTGGAATGAACGACTGTATTGCTAAGCCAATCCGTAGATCTGAATTGATAGAAGTTGTTAAAAAATGGACGGATCCTGTTGAACAGAATTGTGATCTTTCTACCCCTCCTATTGATATAGAGAAGGCTTTATATGAGTTTGAAAATGACCAAGAATTTTTGCTTGAGATTGTGAATTCCTTTTTAGGAGTTGCCGCTCGACAGTTTATTGAAATGGATACAGCCATGAAAAATGGTGAATTATTAAATGTGTCTCGGGCAGCCCATGCTATTCGCGGCGGAGCTGCTAATCTGTGCGCGGATCCTCTAGCTATTGCGGCAACCACGCTTGAAACAGTTGCTAAAGAAGAAAGTCCGGAAACTGCTAATGCCTTGAAAAAGGTATATGAAGAGTTTGATATATTGAAAAAGTTTTTAGTATCAGAGTTGGATGTTAACGCATAG
- a CDS encoding methyl-accepting chemotaxis protein has protein sequence MKLSSKLSLGFGLVLALLLILSCSSYWALENSNEGFSKYRGLARVTNLTGRLQANMLMMRMSVVNFIASGSDADLKQFNISFDKMKDFMGTAQSEIQKPERAKLVNQTDALIKRYGLYFDEVRQAWVKRNKLVNDVLNVNGPQMERDLTRILDTARRDGDMNAAYLSSVAMRNLLLARLYVVKFLDGNSLDDSALFLKEIEALSEKFADLDKTLQNPELRKLLGEVQELERGYTLAFTSVVKVVSNRNKIANENLREIGPEVAKAVEDIKLSVMADQNVIGSQLQATNDRAIMLAVSISVLALIFGIGTAAFIIRTTHRQLGEDPSEIAQIAGDISDGNLDIKFANVAFGVYENMKNMAVQLTQVVSDVREGSANVAAGSNELSVAAQSLSSGATEQAAAIEEVSASIEEMASNIQQNSQNALATEGLATQSASDASESGVAVNEAVTAMKNIAEKISIIEEIARQTNLLALNAAIEAARAGEHGKGFAVVAAEVRKLAERSGQAAGEISELSTSTVDVAEKAGSMLETLVPNIQKTAELVQEISSASAEQNSGAEQISRAITQLDSIIQQNASASEEMASTSEELAMQSEQLEQTMAFFRLRNSGARLGTPRQAVTRSAPKSLPNVSRAPSQPAPSSGAGIIMSINSDDNDEFERF, from the coding sequence ATGAAACTTTCTTCTAAGTTGTCACTTGGTTTCGGTTTGGTCTTAGCTCTATTGCTAATTCTTTCGTGCTCGTCTTATTGGGCTCTTGAAAATTCTAATGAGGGTTTTTCAAAATATCGTGGACTTGCAAGAGTCACTAATCTCACCGGACGCCTTCAGGCTAATATGCTTATGATGCGCATGAGCGTTGTGAACTTTATTGCATCTGGTAGTGATGCAGATTTGAAGCAATTCAATATTTCTTTTGACAAGATGAAGGATTTTATGGGGACGGCTCAGTCTGAGATTCAAAAGCCCGAAAGAGCAAAGCTTGTTAATCAGACGGATGCCTTGATTAAGCGTTATGGTTTGTATTTTGATGAAGTTAGGCAAGCCTGGGTTAAGCGCAACAAGCTTGTAAATGATGTCTTGAATGTTAACGGTCCCCAGATGGAGCGTGACTTAACTCGTATTTTGGATACAGCTCGTCGAGACGGAGATATGAATGCCGCATATTTAAGCAGTGTGGCAATGCGAAATCTACTTTTGGCTCGTCTTTATGTAGTCAAGTTTCTCGATGGTAACTCTTTGGACGACTCCGCCTTATTTCTTAAGGAAATCGAGGCTCTGAGTGAAAAGTTCGCCGATCTTGATAAGACTCTTCAGAATCCAGAGCTTCGTAAGCTTCTTGGCGAGGTTCAAGAGCTGGAGAGGGGCTATACTCTGGCGTTTACTTCTGTTGTGAAGGTTGTTTCAAATAGAAACAAAATAGCAAATGAAAATCTTAGGGAGATAGGTCCGGAAGTAGCTAAGGCTGTTGAGGATATAAAGTTGTCTGTTATGGCTGATCAGAATGTTATTGGTTCTCAGTTGCAGGCTACGAATGATCGTGCAATTATGCTGGCAGTATCAATCAGTGTGCTTGCTCTTATTTTTGGAATTGGCACAGCTGCCTTTATTATCAGAACCACACATAGACAGCTTGGTGAAGACCCTTCTGAAATAGCTCAGATTGCTGGGGATATTTCAGATGGTAATCTGGATATCAAGTTCGCTAATGTTGCGTTCGGCGTATATGAAAATATGAAGAATATGGCCGTTCAACTAACGCAAGTCGTTTCAGATGTCCGTGAAGGATCTGCCAATGTCGCTGCTGGTAGTAATGAACTTTCTGTAGCTGCACAGAGTCTATCTTCAGGTGCGACTGAACAGGCCGCCGCAATAGAAGAAGTTTCAGCATCCATCGAAGAGATGGCATCTAATATTCAACAGAACTCACAGAACGCGCTGGCCACTGAAGGTCTGGCAACACAGTCTGCATCGGATGCTTCAGAAAGTGGTGTAGCTGTTAATGAAGCCGTTACTGCTATGAAAAATATTGCAGAAAAAATATCTATTATCGAAGAGATAGCCCGCCAGACAAATCTCCTTGCTCTTAATGCCGCAATTGAAGCTGCCCGTGCTGGTGAACATGGCAAGGGATTTGCCGTTGTTGCCGCAGAAGTTCGTAAGTTGGCAGAGCGTAGTGGTCAGGCTGCGGGAGAGATAAGTGAACTTTCGACTTCAACCGTTGATGTTGCAGAAAAAGCTGGATCCATGCTGGAAACATTGGTTCCCAATATTCAGAAGACCGCTGAACTTGTACAGGAAATATCATCCGCAAGTGCGGAACAGAACTCTGGCGCAGAGCAGATTAGTCGTGCAATTACTCAGCTTGACTCAATTATTCAACAGAATGCCTCTGCTTCTGAAGAAATGGCTTCAACCAGTGAAGAGTTGGCTATGCAAAGTGAGCAACTTGAGCAGACCATGGCTTTTTTCAGATTGCGTAATTCAGGTGCAAGGCTCGGTACACCGAGGCAGGCTGTGACTCGTTCTGCTCCTAAGTCTTTACCAAATGTTTCCAGAGCCCCATCTCAACCAGCTCCTTCCTCTGGAGCCGGTATTATTATGAGCATTAATTCAGACGATAATGATGAATTTGAAAGATTCTAA
- a CDS encoding response regulator: protein MEKFGNYIRSKRAALQENDKSFSQRQVSLRIGIEPSYLSKIERCLPVALSEEKTIALAEVLGEDSDYLLALGGKISRDVQDIIKKRPMLFSRLVRELKDLPDEAIEASQEFNQVQEKLSQLHDLASIGAFQFSADQDSSHWTRQVTSILRIPNDSPPNFYSLLIALAPEEQKTIKQVTDKALKNNTHFHCELKLGKHTDKPVYILMWGYFEKDDKGERSATFGVIQDITEIVQLRNEIQSAKNSLEINYNEQGIELSTAIEKLKSEISSRKKLEDKLKNINIEITQQANIQTEFFENRAYSLRSLMTRFIAEQSEKNNDHSSSLKLKRISSKINDMGDFFTWKKGLKVEEIAFNLHEALEGVVQEFESDFSQNDLNVSFTKSPDLPTFIKSDKLRIEQICTALLELFITNTPWGYVQFSAAAGGADQGTLVLAITSASKNKTLGENTFYPKTLDQDTPYQSNPTQLVGPMVEAMSGQIQFENPSGMGSLVNIQIPMKSCEPISNEQAITSTEKHALIVEDDKHSQLYIAKVLESQGYEVVRTENGEQALKEAERDQFSIILLDIQLPDMTGIQIAKEIRKDEQSPNSGVPIIAVSAHATQEDRGKYFAAGINGFVSKPFEIKTLMDEIKKFVR, encoded by the coding sequence ATGGAAAAATTTGGAAACTACATCAGATCAAAGAGAGCGGCCCTGCAAGAAAATGATAAATCGTTCTCCCAGCGACAGGTAAGCCTCCGCATTGGGATAGAACCATCATACCTAAGCAAAATTGAAAGATGCCTACCAGTTGCATTATCAGAAGAAAAAACTATTGCACTAGCTGAAGTCTTAGGTGAAGATTCTGACTACCTCTTAGCTCTTGGCGGTAAAATATCCCGCGATGTACAGGACATCATAAAAAAGCGCCCAATGCTTTTTTCAAGGCTAGTGCGAGAATTGAAAGATCTACCAGATGAAGCAATTGAAGCCAGTCAGGAATTCAATCAAGTCCAGGAAAAGCTTTCCCAATTACACGATTTAGCTTCAATAGGAGCCTTCCAGTTCAGCGCAGACCAAGATAGCTCACATTGGACAAGACAAGTCACGTCCATACTAAGGATACCAAACGACTCTCCCCCAAATTTCTATTCCCTTTTGATTGCCCTTGCTCCTGAAGAACAAAAGACAATTAAGCAAGTCACTGACAAAGCTCTTAAAAATAATACTCACTTCCATTGCGAGCTCAAACTCGGAAAACATACAGATAAGCCAGTCTACATTCTTATGTGGGGTTATTTTGAAAAAGATGACAAAGGGGAGCGCTCTGCAACATTTGGCGTAATTCAAGATATTACAGAAATTGTACAGCTCAGAAATGAAATCCAATCTGCCAAAAATTCGCTGGAAATAAACTATAATGAGCAGGGTATTGAGCTATCGACCGCTATTGAAAAGCTTAAATCTGAAATATCCTCGAGAAAAAAACTCGAAGACAAATTAAAAAACATCAATATAGAAATCACTCAGCAGGCTAACATTCAAACAGAATTTTTTGAGAATAGAGCATATAGCCTGAGATCGCTGATGACTCGCTTTATTGCTGAGCAATCTGAAAAAAACAACGATCATTCTTCATCCCTCAAACTCAAGAGAATCTCATCTAAAATAAATGATATGGGTGATTTTTTCACATGGAAGAAAGGACTGAAAGTTGAAGAAATAGCCTTCAACCTGCATGAAGCTTTAGAAGGCGTAGTCCAAGAATTTGAATCTGATTTTTCGCAAAACGATCTTAATGTTTCTTTCACAAAATCTCCAGACCTGCCCACTTTCATAAAATCTGACAAACTCCGTATTGAGCAGATTTGCACAGCATTGCTCGAATTGTTTATAACCAATACACCTTGGGGATATGTACAATTTTCAGCAGCAGCAGGAGGAGCGGACCAGGGCACCCTAGTGCTAGCTATAACATCAGCCTCTAAGAACAAAACCCTCGGTGAAAACACTTTTTATCCGAAGACTTTGGATCAGGACACTCCATACCAATCAAACCCAACTCAGCTGGTCGGGCCAATGGTCGAAGCAATGAGCGGACAAATCCAATTCGAAAATCCCTCCGGCATGGGAAGCTTGGTCAACATCCAAATCCCCATGAAATCTTGCGAACCAATAAGCAATGAGCAAGCTATAACATCAACGGAGAAGCACGCTCTCATCGTTGAAGATGACAAGCACAGCCAGCTTTATATCGCTAAAGTTCTTGAAAGTCAGGGGTACGAAGTCGTTAGGACAGAAAATGGAGAACAAGCTTTAAAGGAAGCCGAGCGAGATCAGTTCAGCATAATACTGCTTGATATACAGCTTCCCGACATGACTGGAATTCAAATAGCTAAAGAGATCAGAAAAGATGAGCAATCTCCAAATTCAGGAGTACCCATTATCGCAGTTTCAGCACATGCTACTCAGGAAGACAGAGGTAAATATTTCGCAGCTGGAATAAATGGATTTGTTTCGAAACCTTTCGAGATTAAAACCTTAATGGACGAGATAAAAAAATTCGTTAGGTAA
- a CDS encoding methyl-accepting chemotaxis protein translates to MRFSILNKIVLMAVSMVIVTAASIFFTVDHYMTEGFANESRNSITTLKKVFDNHIEMLEHESYEESKLAARDSGLIEAVQSQDYSLIKPIVDSILAETEFDLLTITDSSGRVLARGHSDKYGDNINSQPTVQAALGRQSKSGVVEGTEIPFSIRSTSPIRSGNNLIGTISFGNSLEKDSFVDDIREFTGLEITVFKDETRAMTTIVKSGKRAIGTKMTNPEVIATVLDKSSTFLARNNILGIEYQTAYWPIKGLSGNNLGMWFIGMPVETILQAQSKVSTSSLLVILVIIPLMIIAAWLIAKSLSKPIVLTTEFASSVADGDLDRELVVKTKDEVGVLAEALNRMVATLKEKIGHAQEQTHLAAEETEKAKQAMAEAEEARAAAEIAKREGMLQAASELEGVVSIISTASEELSAQVEQSSTGSDIQAQRTSETATAMEQMTASVLEVAESSGQASGTANDAKATATSGANIVDTMIGGIGTVQKHSENLQNEMVQLGHSAEKIGEIIDVISDIADQTNLLALNAAIEAARAGEAGRGFAVVADEVRKLAEKTMTATKEVEDAISGIQNGSRNSMARCLDTVKEVGSVAEMATDAGKSLTEIQSLTDNVSDQIRGIATACEEQSATSEEINRAIDEINNISTETSDAMRQSSEAVMDLASQAQRLQSIIQEIESENR, encoded by the coding sequence ATGAGATTTAGTATTTTAAATAAAATAGTGCTGATGGCTGTCAGTATGGTTATAGTAACCGCTGCATCAATTTTCTTTACAGTTGATCACTATATGACTGAAGGGTTTGCTAATGAATCACGTAATAGCATTACAACCTTAAAAAAAGTTTTTGATAACCATATTGAGATGCTCGAACATGAGTCTTATGAAGAATCAAAATTAGCGGCTAGAGACAGTGGTTTGATTGAAGCCGTTCAGTCTCAAGATTATTCCCTCATAAAGCCCATTGTAGATTCTATTTTAGCTGAAACTGAATTTGACTTGCTTACTATAACTGACTCATCTGGTAGAGTTCTTGCTCGTGGACATTCCGATAAATATGGCGACAACATAAATTCTCAGCCGACAGTGCAGGCGGCTCTTGGTCGTCAGAGTAAATCTGGTGTAGTTGAGGGGACAGAAATTCCTTTTTCAATACGCTCAACATCCCCTATTCGATCCGGTAATAACTTAATTGGAACTATTTCTTTCGGTAATTCTCTTGAAAAAGATTCTTTCGTGGACGATATTAGAGAGTTCACTGGTTTAGAAATCACTGTTTTCAAAGATGAAACACGTGCTATGACAACAATCGTTAAGTCCGGTAAGAGAGCAATTGGTACTAAAATGACTAATCCTGAAGTCATTGCAACGGTACTTGATAAAAGTTCTACATTCCTGGCTCGTAACAATATCCTAGGGATTGAATATCAGACAGCTTATTGGCCAATAAAGGGATTGTCTGGAAATAATCTTGGTATGTGGTTCATAGGCATGCCTGTTGAAACTATATTGCAGGCTCAATCCAAGGTTTCGACATCTTCTCTACTTGTTATTTTGGTTATTATCCCGCTTATGATTATTGCTGCTTGGCTGATAGCGAAATCTTTATCTAAGCCAATCGTTCTTACCACTGAATTTGCTTCATCTGTCGCAGATGGAGATCTAGACCGTGAGCTTGTTGTAAAAACTAAAGATGAAGTTGGGGTTCTTGCAGAAGCCTTAAATCGAATGGTGGCAACTCTTAAGGAAAAAATAGGGCACGCTCAGGAACAGACTCATCTTGCCGCCGAAGAAACTGAAAAAGCCAAACAGGCCATGGCGGAAGCTGAGGAAGCCAGAGCTGCGGCTGAAATAGCTAAACGTGAAGGCATGCTACAGGCTGCAAGTGAACTTGAAGGGGTTGTCTCAATTATTTCAACAGCATCAGAGGAATTGTCTGCTCAGGTAGAGCAGTCATCTACTGGGTCGGATATTCAGGCTCAGCGGACAAGTGAAACTGCAACAGCCATGGAACAGATGACCGCATCTGTGCTTGAAGTTGCAGAAAGCTCTGGGCAGGCTTCTGGCACTGCAAACGATGCCAAAGCAACCGCTACCTCCGGTGCAAATATTGTCGACACTATGATCGGTGGAATTGGAACTGTGCAAAAACATTCTGAAAACCTTCAAAATGAAATGGTACAGCTCGGTCACAGTGCAGAAAAGATTGGTGAGATTATTGACGTTATTTCTGATATTGCCGATCAAACTAACTTGCTAGCGCTTAACGCCGCTATTGAAGCCGCTCGCGCTGGTGAGGCTGGACGAGGTTTTGCAGTTGTGGCCGATGAGGTTCGCAAGCTGGCTGAAAAAACCATGACGGCGACGAAAGAGGTGGAAGACGCTATTTCAGGAATTCAAAATGGTAGCCGCAATAGCATGGCCAGGTGTCTGGATACCGTAAAAGAAGTTGGCTCAGTAGCTGAAATGGCGACCGATGCCGGGAAGTCACTGACTGAAATTCAGTCTTTGACAGACAATGTTTCAGATCAGATAAGAGGCATTGCCACTGCCTGTGAAGAGCAGTCTGCAACTTCTGAGGAAATTAATCGCGCTATAGATGAGATCAATAATATCTCGACAGAAACAAGTGATGCGATGCGCCAATCCTCCGAAGCTGTGATGGACTTAGCCTCTCAGGCTCAACGCCTCCAGTCGATAATTCAAGAGATTGAAAGCGAAAACAGATAA
- a CDS encoding helix-turn-helix transcriptional regulator — protein sequence MSRKVGGGKPQRYVQPSLLMALRGGPSYGYQLIQTIGEYGFMRGDVPPGMIYRHLRQMDEEGLVESKWDSEGDGPAKRVYSITDEGLEILEAWIIHMERQRDSLDKFILRYAEHP from the coding sequence ATGTCAAGAAAAGTTGGTGGGGGAAAACCCCAAAGATATGTACAGCCGTCATTATTAATGGCCCTTCGTGGTGGGCCTTCCTACGGTTATCAATTAATTCAGACTATTGGGGAATATGGTTTCATGCGGGGGGATGTCCCCCCGGGAATGATTTATAGACACCTGCGCCAAATGGATGAAGAGGGACTTGTCGAGTCCAAATGGGACTCAGAAGGGGATGGCCCGGCAAAACGGGTTTATTCCATCACCGATGAGGGATTAGAAATACTGGAAGCGTGGATTATCCACATGGAACGTCAGCGAGATTCGCTGGATAAGTTTATTTTGCGGTATGCTGAGCATCCGTAG